GAGGTGACCTCAAGTTCCACATCTACCACATGGGCCAGGCTGGCTTCCCGGAAGCGAGAGCCGTCTTCTATGCCGCCGAGATCTGCTGCGGGCTGGAGGACCTGCACCGGGAGCGCATCGTGTACAGGTGGGCGCCTTGGCCCTGCCCTGCGCGGCTGCAGCCGGGAGGATGCACGGCagaaggctgggctggggctgtggcCAGGCATGAAGCTGGTGCTGGCtggcggggggcggcgggggggggtGTCGGTACCCACACACCAGGCAGACGCGAGCAGCTCAGACCTAGGCTTCGGGTCCAGCTGACCCACGTGGGAATCCCTGCTTGGTCACTGtctctgtgtgaccctgggctagTCAGCGCCCTGCtccccatactgttttcttttatggGAAACAGAAACTATAATTCCTGGCCGGctgcggcggctcacgcctataatcctagcagtccgggaggccgaggcgggcggatcactcaaggtcaggagttcgaaaccagcctgagcaagagcgagaccccgtctctactataaatagaaagaaattaattggccaactgatatatatagaaaaaattagccagtcatggtggtgcatgcctgtagtcccagctacttgggaggctgaggcaggaggatggcttgagcccaggagattgaggttgctgtgagctaggctgatgccacggcactcactctagcctggacaacaaagtgtgagagtctgtctccaaaaaaaaaaaaaaaagaaagaaagaaagaaactataattCCTACCTCCCAGATTGTTGTAGGGCCCAGTGAGATAAGGTGGTTAGAAAaacagtccctggcacagagcctggcgCGCAGCGTTTGGCAGTGGAGAGTGTGGCTGTGATTGTTATCGGCAGTGACTTCATGGGAGCCTTGCAGCAGCCCGTGAGGGACAGATGAGCAGCCCATGTGAAAGGGGTGACAGTAGAGTCAGCCACCAAAGGGCAAGGAGCTCCTCAACACCGGGGTGAGCGAGGCCCGTCCTGGAGTCCTGGCTCTGGAGGTCCCTGCTCCCATGAGTCCGGGCTGTCTGTCACCCCGGCAGAAAACAGGTCGTGCATCTTGCTCCGCATCCGATCCAAGGATGGCAAGTGAGCTGGGGCCCCGTCCGGCTCCTGGCAAGCTGAGCAGCGTCTctccctgcccttctctccccACAGGGACCTGAAGCCAGAGAACATTCTTCTCGATGACCACGGTGGGTGGGAAGGCCCAGGGGCGGGCGGGTGAGATAGGGAGGCCTGGCCTGCTAACGGGCCACTGTGTTCCTCCATTCAGGCCACATCCGCATCTCCGACCTGGGACTGGCTGTGCATGTGCCCGAGGGCCAGACCATCAAAGGCCGTGTGGGCACTGTGGGCTACATGGGTGAGTCTCCCCTCCACTGGCCTCCCAGGCCTCCTCACTGTCAACGGGCCCAACCCCACCCACTCCTGTTTGGGAGTCTCCCGTGCCTCCCTCCCTCAGCAGAAAGGTCCCATGTGGACctttcccttttacagatgaggagacgaAGGCTCCTCCAGGGTCCCACAGTTTGGACCTCATGATTCACTAAATACGTACCAACCCCTAGTTCACTTGAGTCTGTCTCCATTCACTGGGCCTGGCCACCTGAGATTGGAGCAGAGGGACTCAAACCTGCTTCTGCGGCCCCAGCCCTACCCGCCCCCAAACTTCCCATGCTTGGAGTGGGCATGCCCATCTGTGGAGGGGGCCAGTGGAGGGGCCACGGTGTGGTCGCATAGTCCCCTTGGGGACGGTATGACAAAGTAGACAGAGTCCTGGCTCTGTAGGCGCCACCTCTTGCCTGTTGTGTGGCCTTGAGCCAGACAGCCACTCCACTTGTCCCAGCCTCACTCTGTTGGACTAGAAAGCTATCGTCATACCTGCCTCTCGGGGTTGCCTTGAAGATGAAAAGATGTAGTGGAGGGAAACTTCCCCACGTGGCTGCGCTGGCAGGTAGGAGGTATTCAGAAAATAGGagtttcctccttctctctcctctctgatgTTAAATCCAGAAGTTGCAAACTGGTAGCCACGTGGGCCCAATTCGGCCTACATTTGTATTTAAATCAAATTGTTTTTAGAACAATTTGAATTGGTTGCCAACATTTAATAAGCCAGACGGCACACAGTGTATCATAAAAAGTGCGGATTTCTGGCTCCTCTTGAAAAAATCTCAGACTGGGCATCCTGGGTGTGGCCTGCCTTGGGCCACACCCACTCGCTCTGACTCCCAGGAGCTGTCCTTGGTGGGGACCTCGCCTAGCTGCCACGGCCGCCTGCCTGGCCAGCGGCCGTCTGAGCGCATCCTGACTGGACGCGCCTGGGCGTTCCGGGGCCTGAGGGTCTGCTCCCGCCTCCCGCCCAGCCCTAACCCCCTGCCACCCGCCAGCTCCGGAGGTGGTGAAGAACGAGCGGTACACCTTCAGCCCCGACTGGTGGGCACTGGGCTGCCTCCTGTACGAGATGATCGCGGGCCAGTCGCCCTTCcagcagaggaagaagaagatcAAGCGGGAGGAGGTGGAGCGGCTGGTGAAGGAGGTGCCGGAGGAGTACTCCGAGCGCTTCTCCCCGCAGGCCCGCTCGCTCTGCTCCCAGGTACGGACAGACGGACGGATGGCTGCCTGGCCCGGGCTGGGGGGGTGCGcgcctctcccacccacccaccgcCCCTGCACTGCCGCAGCTCCTCTGTAAGGACCCCGAGGAGCGCCTGGGGTGTCGTGGGGGCAGCGCCCGCGAGGTGAAGGAGCACCCCCTCTTCAAGAAGCTGAACTTCAAGCGGCTGGGAGCCGGCATGCTGGAGCCTCCCTTCAAGCCCGACGTGAGTGCTGCCCACCCTGcgcggggcagggccaggccggggctggggctgggggttctTGGAGTATTGGCCGGGACACTTACTGTGCAAGTGTCAGAAAACTAATCTAGTGGCTTAGCCAAAGAAAAAAGGAgtattcacaaaaattaaaagccCCAGGCTAGGTCCAGCATTTGGCATACCTAGACGGGGGCTCCTGCAGCGCTGTGGGAACTCTGTCTCTAGCCCCGCTTCCCACTGTGCCAGCTAACGTGTAGTCTTCATTCTGGAGCAGCTGTCCCTAGGGTGTGGCAGTGCTGGCCCCCAGCAGCTCAGGCCCCCATTCTCCAGCTCAGCCACCCCCGTAGACAAAGAGTACCTCTTGCCCaatcatttcaaaagaaatcCTAAAGGGGGAAAGAGACTTAAGGTTGGCACTCATTGCCTCTGGTGGCTCAGAGGCCCTCACTGGCCACACCTGGATCCTGGGCCCACCTGAGCCAGTGTGAGTGGCGGGGTCAGTCCCCCAGGGAGAAACCAGACGCGGTGCAGCAAGGGATGTTGAGCTGGTCACCGGCTGTGTGCGGGACACTCGCCCTTACAGAGTCTACTGCGTCTGCTGAGCAGCTCAGTGGATCAGGCGGCCAGCAGGCAAGAATGTCCTCTAGTCATCAGATTCCAGGTGgcagaaacccaactcaaactcACTTGAGCCCAACAAGGAGTTTATTGGTTCATTTGGCCAGGGAGTCCGAGAGTAGGGCCAACACCAGGGCTTCGTGCTGTGTTCCCAGGGctctctgtctctgcttctaCCTGTTGACTGTTCCCCTCCCACTGAACTCAGGCTTCTCTGTCCGTAAAGTCGCAGAAAAATTTCCAATGGCCAAGATTAGGTCATGTGCCAGCCCCTCCCATATCTATGAGGCCTGGGTCCTATGATTGACAGTTCACTGGGAACACCGGGGAGACCCAGAGGCAATGTGCAGGCCAGGTTGATGACTGTCCACCACACacgtttgtttattcattcaacaaatagctGAGTGCGCTCTGTCCCAGACCTTGGGAATAATGAGGGCCACAGGCCCCAGTCCTGCTCTTACGTTGTAGTGGGGAGACACGCCCAGATGAACcaataaaggagaaagaatttCAGGTAACCTTATGTGTGACAAAGAAAACTTAAAGCAGGCTAAGAAGAAGGCAGAAAATGATGGGGGGGGTGGTATTTTTAGACAGGGTGGTCTCTGACGAGCTGATGGTTGGGCAGAAACGTGAAACACGTGAAGGAGAGAGCTGAGCCACGGTTTGGGGGTTTGGAGGTTTGGGGGTGagcgttccaggcagagggaacagccaggcGTTGCAGCTCCGAGGCAGGGCCAGGAGGCCTGTGTGGCGGGAGTCGGCTGTGCAGGCACAGAGGTCTGGGCACGTTCTACGTGAGACAGGGGACCTTTGGGGATTTGGGGCAGGAatgtgaggtggggagggggccctGGGGAGTGTGAGTGGAAGTGGGGAGGCCAGCCCCGGCCTGTGCCTCTCGCCAGCCTTGCGGGCCCCGAAGGCTGGCTGTCACAGGCACTTGTACCCAGGGAGCCTgaccttcctcagcctctctcgGGCTGCTGCTGCCACTCGGTTTGTCCCTGCTGCTTGtgcacatcatctcatttaacctcGAAACAATCACACTGCCTCTGATCTGCCCTTCAGAGTTAGGAATAAACTCGGTGCCCTGCAGTTTAACTTTTCAGAAGCAGGAGATGAAAAGCAAGCTTGATGATGATGTATTTTTTAGCAGCATTATTGAGatttaattcacatactatacaattcacccattgaAAGTATACAGTTCGTTGGCTTTGTAGGACCTCAGAGTTATGCACCATCCCCGCAATAaatcttagaatattttcatcaccagCACCCCCCAAAAACCCCATACCCTTAGCAGTCATTCCtcattctccctcccccccaccccccgcccctgtTAGTCACTCATCTGCTGTCTATTTCTGTACATGTGCTTGTTCTGGACGCTTCCTACATATGCAGTCCTGCCGGGTCCTCTGTATCtgtcttactttattttatttttattttttttgagacagagtctcgctctgctgcccgggctagagtgctgtggcgtcagcttagctcacagcaacctccagctcctgggctcaagcaatcctcctgcctcagcctcccaagtagctgggactacaggcatgtgccacctcgccctgctcatttttttctatatatttttctattagcccattaatttctttctatttttagtagagacgaggtctcactcttgctcaagctggtctcgaactcctgagctcaaatgatcctctcacctcggcctcccagagtgctgggattacaggcgtgagccaccgtgcctggccctgacTTACTTTATTTAGCATACTGTTTTTAAGGTCCATTCGTGTTGTAGCAGgcgtcagtacttcattcctttttaaggctgaacaatattccattgtatagataataccacattttgcttatttattcataagCATTGATAGACATtggagttgtttccactttttggctattgtgactaatggtgctatgaacattcagatacaagtttttgtgtggctACATGTCATTTCTCTTGGTATATAGGTAGGAGTAGAATTACTAGGTCGTGTAGTAACTATGTTTaaacttttgaggaactgccagactgttttccaaagcggctgtaccattttacatgatattttcaaaaaaaaaaatttttttttagtgacagggtcttgctctgtcacccaggctagagtgcagtggtgtcatcatagctcactgcgatctccaactcctgaactcaggcaatcctcccgcctcagcgtccaaaatagctggggctacaggtgcacaccaccacaccaggctaatttttctatttttttatagagatggggtcttgctgtgttgctaggctggtcttaaactcctggcctcaagcgatcctcctgccttggcctccttaagtactgggattataggcgtgagccactgtgcccagcctgtgaTGACGATATTTTAATAGACATCCTTAATAGAGGGATTTAGGAAACAACatcaagaggaaaaagaaagtggCCTCCTAGGGCTGAGGTGGGCTCAGGAGGGACCTGGGGTTGGAGCGGTGGGAGACTGCCAGTTATCTGGTTGgctgggagaggggacagaggaagCCCCGGACATCCCAGGGCACCCCTGCATGGCAGTGCCTAGCCAAGGCCCAGCTGAGCGAGACTGGGCCTGCTCTCCCCGCTCCAGCTGCACATCCAGAGAGCCACGTGCGTGAGGAGGGGCACCCAGCACTGGCCTTCACGCGGTCTCATGCAGTCACTGAGCAGTGGGGGACGGTGACAGTCCTGGTCTGCAGAGGGAGAGACTGGGCTTTGGAGAAAAGGGCTGCCATGCTTAGGACGTGCATGTGcctcctggcttttttttttttttttttttttttttttgagacagagtcttgctttgttgtccaggctagagtgagtgccatggcgtcagcctcgctcacagcaacctcaaactcctgggctcaagcgatcctcctgcctcagcctccccaagtagctgggactacaggcatgcgccaccatgcccggctaattttttctatatatattagttggccaattaatttctttgtatttataatagagacggggtctcgctcttgctcaggctggtttcaaactcccgacctcgagcaatccgcccgcctcagcctcccagagagctaggattacaggcgtgagccacggcgcccggccgcCTCCTGGCTTTTGACCCAAACCAGAGAGTTGCTGGTGTCGAGGCAGCACCAGGCCAAGGCCACAGTGAGACTCAGGTTTgcctccctctgtgtgtgtcctgTCTGAccgctgcccctcccctccacccccagccccaggccattTACTGCAAGGACGTTCTGGACATCGAACAGTTCTCCACAGTCAAGGGAGTGGAGCTGGAGCCCACCGACCAGGACTTCTACCAGAAGTTTGCCACGGGCAGTGTGCCCATTCCCTGGCAGAATGAGGTGGGGGCCCACCCTGCTGGGGGGGTGGGCTCTGGGGGAGCAGCCCTGGGGCAGCCCTCACAGCTGCCTGCTCCTCGGCAGATGGTGGAGACGGAGTGCTTCCAGGAGCTCAATGTCTTCGGGCTGGATGGCTCAGTCCCCCCAGACCTGGACTGGAAGGGCCAGCCACCTGCACCCCCCAAGAAGGGGCTGCTGCAGAGACTCTTCAGCCGGCAGGTGAGCGCAGCGCTGTGCTGCCTGGGCCCCAGCTGGCTCCAGGGGGCGGCgggtgggaggcagagctggtGCCCGCATGCGCATCCTCAGCCCCGCCCGCGGTGCCCAGGGTCTCTGGCCTCAttcccacctgtcccccacccctggctgggctcacggcctcttttctctttccagaggTGAGCAGTGTGGGCTCCCCGTGGGTTGGCCTTGCTGCCTGGCCCCGGGGAGCCACAGGCAGCCCTTCCATGGCAGAGGCGAGATGTGGGAGAAAGAAGTCTGGTGCCCGCCCCCTACCCCACCCACTGCTTCGGTTCCCCGTACCCTGGCCCCTTTGAGCTGCCAGCTTCGCTTAGTCTTCTCCCCACGCTCTGCCTCCACCGGCCCcagggagagggctgggcagAGAGGCCTGGCCCTGGCAGACCCTGGGGTCCACCAGACCTCCTTCAGTCTGTTGCCAGCAGCCTCTGCACTGACGCCCACCCTTGGTGGCCTGAGCTGCTGCTCCAGGCCCCTCCTGGGGAGCCCCTCCCCAGAGCACGACCTTGGGCAGCTCCTGGCCTGCCCTAGCAGGGCTGGCCCTGTGTGACATCCCTGGTGGCTAATGGCGCCcgctctgcctctctccctccgtGTCTTCCCCGTCCCTCCAGGATTGCTGTGGGAACTGCAGCGACAGTGAGGAAGAGCTCCCCACCCGCCTCGAGCTCCCCACCCGCCTCTAGCCCCGAGCCTGAGGCCCCCACCGGCACTTGGCGGTAGCAGCTACTCTGGGCGCTGTTTAC
The Microcebus murinus isolate Inina chromosome 28, M.murinus_Inina_mat1.0, whole genome shotgun sequence genome window above contains:
- the GRK6 gene encoding G protein-coupled receptor kinase 6 isoform X2; this translates as MELENIVANTVLLKAREGGGGNRKGKSKKWRQMLQFPHISQCEELRLSLERDYHSLCERQPIGRLLFREFCATRPELTRCVAFLDGVAEYEVTPDEKRKACGRRLVQNFLSHTGPDLIPEVPRQLVTNCAQRLEQGPCKDLFQELTRVTHEYLSVAPFADYLDSIYFNRFLQWKWLERQPVTKNTFRQYRVLGKGGFGEVCACQVRATGKMYACKKLEKKRIKKRKGEAMALNEKQILEKVNSRFVVSLAYAYETKDALCLVLTLMNGGDLKFHIYHMGQAGFPEARAVFYAAEICCGLEDLHRERIVYRDLKPENILLDDHGHIRISDLGLAVHVPEGQTIKGRVGTVGYMAPEVVKNERYTFSPDWWALGCLLYEMIAGQSPFQQRKKKIKREEVERLVKEVPEEYSERFSPQARSLCSQLLCKDPEERLGCRGGSAREVKEHPLFKKLNFKRLGAGMLEPPFKPDPQAIYCKDVLDIEQFSTVKGVELEPTDQDFYQKFATGSVPIPWQNEMVETECFQELNVFGLDGSVPPDLDWKGQPPAPPKKGLLQRLFSRQR
- the GRK6 gene encoding G protein-coupled receptor kinase 6 isoform X1, encoding MELENIVANTVLLKAREGGGGNRKGKSKKWRQMLQFPHISQCEELRLSLERDYHSLCERQPIGRLLFREFCATRPELTRCVAFLDGVAEYEVTPDEKRKACGRRLVQNFLSHTGPDLIPEVPRQLVTNCAQRLEQGPCKDLFQELTRVTHEYLSVAPFADYLDSIYFNRFLQWKWLERQPVTKNTFRQYRVLGKGGFGEVCACQVRATGKMYACKKLEKKRIKKRKGEAMALNEKQILEKVNSRFVVSLAYAYETKDALCLVLTLMNGGDLKFHIYHMGQAGFPEARAVFYAAEICCGLEDLHRERIVYRDLKPENILLDDHGHIRISDLGLAVHVPEGQTIKGRVGTVGYMAPEVVKNERYTFSPDWWALGCLLYEMIAGQSPFQQRKKKIKREEVERLVKEVPEEYSERFSPQARSLCSQLLCKDPEERLGCRGGSAREVKEHPLFKKLNFKRLGAGMLEPPFKPDPQAIYCKDVLDIEQFSTVKGVELEPTDQDFYQKFATGSVPIPWQNEMVETECFQELNVFGLDGSVPPDLDWKGQPPAPPKKGLLQRLFSRQDCCGNCSDSEEELPTRLELPTRL